In Cervus elaphus chromosome 24, mCerEla1.1, whole genome shotgun sequence, a single genomic region encodes these proteins:
- the C24H3orf86 gene encoding uncharacterized protein C3orf86 homolog isoform X1 codes for MEETHTVTSMPCLNDQRASISMCPPARKLPTMSKSRFGHGKKTQDTFFWINEVTGEITYPQKTDAAATSPAPLQKPEEGPRSQRGAVQGAPPSTQDAASTLAQNASPPPAPKAALKDVGSRNSFPAPPPYLPAKDGAPSPLPFSAVPVTISPPGGALPPFSPLGPALLPQASAFPPSPSAPWGFTCKLKNILSGNNRFSF; via the exons atggaagagactcACACGGTAACATCCATGCCCTGTCTGAATGACCAACGTGCCAGCATTTCCATGTGTCCACCAGCCCGGAAACTCCCAA CTATGTCAAAGAGTCGATTTGGACACGGGAAGAAAACTCAAGATACATTTTTCTGGATAAACGAGGTAACTGGAGAAATCACCTACCCCCAGAAGACAGACGCAGCCGCAACGTCGCCAGCTCCTCTCCAGAAGCCGGAAGAGGGACCCAGATCTCAGCGCGGGGCCGTGCAGGGTGCTCCTCCCAGCACCCAGGACGCGGCCAGCACACTTGCGCAGAACGCCTCCCCTCCACCCGCTCCTAAAGCTGCCCTGAAAGACGTTGGCTCCCGAAACTCCTTCCCAGCTCCGCCGCCCTATCTCCCGGCCAAAGATGGAGCCCCGAGCCCTTTGCCGTTCTCTGCAGTTCCTGTCACCATCTCACCGCCAGGAGGCGCTCTGCCACCGTTCAGCCCCCTTGGGCCAGCCCTTCTGCCGCAAGcctctgccttccctcccagccctTCTGCCCCCTGGGGCTTCACCTGCAAGCTGAAAAACATCCTTTCTGGGAATAACCGATTTTCCTTTTGA
- the C24H3orf86 gene encoding uncharacterized protein C3orf86 homolog isoform X2 yields the protein MSKSRFGHGKKTQDTFFWINEVTGEITYPQKTDAAATSPAPLQKPEEGPRSQRGAVQGAPPSTQDAASTLAQNASPPPAPKAALKDVGSRNSFPAPPPYLPAKDGAPSPLPFSAVPVTISPPGGALPPFSPLGPALLPQASAFPPSPSAPWGFTCKLKNILSGNNRFSF from the coding sequence ATGTCAAAGAGTCGATTTGGACACGGGAAGAAAACTCAAGATACATTTTTCTGGATAAACGAGGTAACTGGAGAAATCACCTACCCCCAGAAGACAGACGCAGCCGCAACGTCGCCAGCTCCTCTCCAGAAGCCGGAAGAGGGACCCAGATCTCAGCGCGGGGCCGTGCAGGGTGCTCCTCCCAGCACCCAGGACGCGGCCAGCACACTTGCGCAGAACGCCTCCCCTCCACCCGCTCCTAAAGCTGCCCTGAAAGACGTTGGCTCCCGAAACTCCTTCCCAGCTCCGCCGCCCTATCTCCCGGCCAAAGATGGAGCCCCGAGCCCTTTGCCGTTCTCTGCAGTTCCTGTCACCATCTCACCGCCAGGAGGCGCTCTGCCACCGTTCAGCCCCCTTGGGCCAGCCCTTCTGCCGCAAGcctctgccttccctcccagccctTCTGCCCCCTGGGGCTTCACCTGCAAGCTGAAAAACATCCTTTCTGGGAATAACCGATTTTCCTTTTGA